TCTGGGCCCTCTACCCCGAGTTCCTGCTGGGCCGCTCCCCCTTCGGCTACGGTCTCGACCGGGCCATCGCCGCCCGGGACGTGGCCACCGTCTACGAGTACTGGTGCTTCTTCCGGCTCATCCGCGCCCTGGAGCCCGCGCTGGGCCCGGCGTGGCTGCGCCTGCGGGCAGACGAGACCGGCGGCCTCGACTGGCGCACGGCCGCCCGCTTCGGCGACGGGGGCTGGCGCCTGGTCTTCAACCGGCCCGCCCGGGGCGGCCGGGAGAGCTACAGCCTGGGGCTCCGGCCGGACTTCACCCTCATCGGCCCCGCCGGCGTCGCCCTGGTGCTGGACGCCAAGTTCCGGCTGGACGCCCCCCGCCCGGAGCTGGACGAGCCCGACCGGGCGGAGGCGTCGCCCCAGGCGGCGGACCTCTACAAGATGCACACCTACCGTGACGCCCTGGGGGTGCGGGCCGCGGTCGCCCTCTATCCGGGCGACCGGGCCGTGTTCTATGACCGGCGCACCCGCCGGCGGCGCACGGACCTGACGCTTCACGAGCTGATCTTCGGCGACTTCGAAGGGGTCGGGGCGCTCCCGCTCCGGCCCGAAGGAGGTACGGAGCCGTGCATGATTTCCTGACTGCCGCAACCGCCCGAAGCCTCCACGAGCGGCTCCTCCGCCGCGGCTACCGCTTCAGCCCCGAGCAGGTGGCCACCTTCTACGCCGCCCTGAAGGCCAAGGGCTTCGTCATCCTCTCCGGCCTCTCGGGCACCGGCAAGACCAAGCTGGCCCAGGAGTTCGCCGCCGCCCTGGGCCTGGACGACGACCACTTTCTGCTGGAGCCGGTGAAGCCCGACTGGCGGGACAACACGGGCTTGATGGGCTACTGGAACCCGGTGACGGGCAAGTACGCCGCCACCCGCTTCCTCCGCTTCCTCCTCGCCGCGGCCGAGGAGTACGGTAGCGCCCGGACCCCAACCCGCAGCGAGGACCTGAAGGGCTACATCCGCCGCCGGCTGGGCGAGGCCGGCGTGCAGGCGCATCTCCAGCGCCACCGGGATGCCCTGCAGGCGATCGGCGACCGGGACTGGACCGACGACCAGCTCCGCCGCCTCTGGCAGGACTGGTACAACGGCATCGGCCGCCTGCGGCCCGTGGGCACGATGCAGGTTGACGGGGAAACGCTCCGCCGTGCCACGGCGCGCCTGGCCGACACCTCCCTGCCCCTGGCGCAGCGGGCCCTCGGGGCGGTGAAGATCCTGCGCGCCGCCGGCGTGGACGTGCCGCTGCGCGTCCGGGTCATCCGGGCCCTCGCCACCCTGGTGCCCGGCCGCGTCCCGGCCGTGGCCAAGAGGTCCACGCTGCGGGCCGCCTGCCACGCGCTGGGTCGCCCGAACGTCGCCATCAGCAGAAGGTCCGAGGAGGCCGAGTTCCGGCACCTGGAGCACGCCTGGGAGGTCCTGGCGCATGCGTGCGCCGAGCTGATGCCGGAGCTGGACCTCGACCCGGCGGACGGTGCTGCCTTCACCCTTGTCGTGGAACTGGCAGCCGAGTACGAGAAGGGCCGGCGGCGGGGAAGCGGGGCAGTCCCGGATGGCACTGGGGACCAACCGGAGGATGTCGCGACGGACGCAGCGGCAGACACGGAAGAGGAAGCGGCTGAGGACGAGTCCCAGGAGGAGCCCGTCCGCCCCTACATCGTGGTGCTGGACGAGATGAACCTGACCCGCGTCGAGTACTACCTGGCGGACATCCTGAGCGTGCTCGAGTCCGGTCGCCGGGAAGACGGCTTCACCCGCGGCGAGATCCACCTCCACGGGCAGGCCGGCGATGTGACGGCCGCCGGCGGGCTCCGGGTGCCCCCGCGCCTCCGGCTGCCGCCCAACCTCTACTTCGTGGGCACCGTCAACGTCGACGAGACCACCTTCGCGTTCAGCCCCAAGGTCCTGGACCGGGCGTTCACCATCGAGGTGAAAGACGTCGACCTGACGGACTACCCGCCCGAGGTGGAGCCCACCCCTGCGGGCGAGGACGGGGGGGACGAGGCGCTGCTCGCCGACTTCACCCGGCAGGGACGGTTCGCCCAGATCACCAAGGCCGACGTGGCCGCCTGGGGGCGCAGCCGCCGGGAGTACGTGGCCCTGCTGGACGAGCTCAACCAGGCCCTCCTCCCCCACGACCTGGGGTTCGGCTACCGGGTGGTGGACGAGATCCTGGCCTTCATGGGCGCCCTGCGGGAGTCGCCGCTTCAGGACGCCCTGTCCGAGGACGAGGCGTTTGACGCCGCCGTGATGATGAAGGTGCTGCCCAAGTTCCACGGGCCGCTGAACCGGGTGAAGGCCCCCTTGGAGGCGGTGATGGACTGGGCCGGCGAGCGGTTCAAGAAGACGCGGAAGAAGGCGGCGCAGATGCTGGAGCGGGCGAAGCTGGCCGGCCACACCCGGTTCGCATGAGCGCAACACGCCGCAAACGGTGCCCTGACCCATCAGGGCACCGTTTGCGCGTCACTCGTCCAGCGGCCGGACCTCGCCCGTCTCGTAGTCGTAGATCCCCATGCGGCTGATGCCCGGAATCGGCCGGATGTTGGTCACCGGGAACCAGACCTGCACGTCCGGCTGCTCTTGCTGGCCCAGGCGCCGGCCGTAGTACCGGAGCCCCTCCCTCGGATGGTAGAAGACGCGCTGGATCTGAAACTCCTGGTTGTCGTCGGTGATGATCCAACCCACGCTGCCGGGGGCGATGACCGGTTCCCCCTCCAGTTCGCCCGTCCGCTCCGGTGCGCTGGAAAACAGCTCCAACGGCTCTGCTTGGCCCGCGCAGTCCTGGGCCAGCGCTTGCAGCGCCTGCACGGTGGCCTCGGAGATCCCTTCAACCGCCTCGACCCGCCCGCTGCGGAGGACATGCAACGCCTCCGTCAGCACTTCGGGCAGGACGGCCGGCTCCAGCAGCCGGCCGGTCAGGCGCAGGCTGCCGTAGGTCTGGTCATAGATCGCCAGGAAGGGCTCCCCCTCCCCAAACCCGTTCTGGGTCTTCCAGTGCTTTCCGGTGCTACTGTTGACCTCGCTGCGCTCAAACGGCACGACCAGCAGGAAGGCCTCCAACAGCAGGTCTGCAAGCAGCTTCAACTGGACGCCAGAGTTGGAGAGCGCCGGGTGGCTCAGGATCACGCCGGTGCTGGTGTAGTTTCGGCTGAAGCTAGCCAGGTGCCAGTACTCACAGGGGTACTTAACGGGCGGCATCTTGTTCCCGCCCCGCCGCTCGGTATATCCGAATACCCGCTCTGACACGTACAGTTCACATTCCACCGCCCGGAGTTCGCCCATGCGCACGGCGCGATGCAGGCCCTCAGGGGTCAGTTGAGGCGAGATCAGGACGAGCGGGCCGTAGGGATCGGTGGTGTAATAGCGCTCCCGCCGCACCAGCACTTTCTTCTCCCGCTGGGAGACCCTCACGACCCGGTAGGGACGGGTGAGGTAGTAGTACACCGCCCCGGGATAACCCTCCCGCATCAGCTGGGCACTGGACAGCGAGCCGAGCCGGACGAGGTCACCGGTGCGCTGCTCTACCGTATACTGGACGCCGACGTCCCTGAGGGGAAAGGCGTGCCATGGGTCGTCCCCGCCGTCGGCCTTCAGGTTGTGCAAATCCAGCGGCACCTGTCCGGCCCGCTCGGCCTGGCAGAGCTCCAGGAACCCAGGAGGCCACGAACCGGTCACCCGCAGGGCAATGTCGCCCTCCCCTTCGACGTCCGCACCCGTCAGGGTGTCGTACTCACCGCCCCGGCTGGCGAAGCACAGGGCATGGATATACTGGATCCGGCGGTTCTCCAGGTGGAGGACGGCCGGCAGGAGCGGTCGGTCAAACAGGCGCTCGGGCTCGTTGAAGACCAGTTCGTCGGCAAGACCGCCTGCGTCGATCAGGACGATGCTGCCGGGGCCGTGCCGACCCACCCGGCCGATACGCTGCTGCAGGCTTGTGACCGTCTGAGGAATGCCCACGAGGATGACCATATCCAGCCCCTGAATGTCCAGCCCCAGTTCCAAGGCGCTCGTACTGATGATGCCCCGCAGGGTGCCCTCGCTCAGACGAGACTGGATCGCCTCCCGGTCGGTCTCCTCGTACCCGGAGCGGTAGGGGAGCACCGGCAGCCGTTCCAGCAGCCGATCGGCAAGGGCGGCATCGCCCTCCCGCTCAGCCTCCGGCCCGCTGCCCTCCAGATCACCGTCGTCTACCCCGTCCCCATAAGCCGGGTCCTCTTCCGGCCTGTTGAACCGGGCCCGGGCCAGGATGGTGGCCAACTGCTCGGTCTGGCGGCGGCTGTCGACAAAAGTGAGGAATCGGTAAGGGGTGTCGTCCACAACGGCCCGCAGGAGGTGCGGCAGGGCGGTATACAGGGCCTGGCCAGCCGGCGGACGCACCAGGTAAAGCTGCCGCTCGTGCCGGGGCGAGGTGTCGGCTTGGTCGCCGATGACCTGCACTGTCCGGCCGAAGAGCTGAGCGAGGTGCTGCTCGGGGTTGGCGACGGTAGCCGACGCCGCCACGAACTGGAGCCGGTCGCCACCAGCTAGGGTCCGCGCGGCGTGCTGCAGTCGCCGGAAGACGTAGGCGGCGTTGGAGCCAAAGACCCCGGTGTATACGTGCACCTCGTCCACGATCACCAGCCGCAGGGAGGCCAGGAATCGCTGGACTCGGCGTGCAGAAAGGCTGCTGAGCAACCAGGCGTGGATGATGTCGGGGGTCATGAGCACGACCCGGCTGGATGCAAGGATGCGCTCCCGCTGCTGGCGGTCCTTCACCCCGCCGTCGATGCGGCCGACGCTGGCCACGATGCCTGCCGACTCCAGTTCCTTCTGCCAGCGGGACTCCTGCTCCCGGGCCAGGGCCTTCAGCGGGTAGATGGCCAGGATGCGCGCACTCGGGTCCGCCGCCAGACATTCGACGCCGGTGGCGTAGAAAACCAGGCTCTTCCCGGAGGCGGTGCTGGTAGCCACGCACAGGTCCTTCCCCTCCAGATAGGACTCCAGGGCAAGCCGTTGGTGGCGGTATACGCCCTGCGGATACCGGTCAAGCAGCCGGTGCGTCTCCGGTCGCAACGGCAGGTCGGCGACGGAATAGAACTCCGGTTCCCGCCCCGGCAGCAGCTGCTGATGCTCCAGCGACCAGCCGAGGCGCTGCAAGACGGATGTGATCACGGCACCCACCCCTTACTCTTCGTGCATTCCCGCACCCACCGGACGGGGAGACGGGGAAAAGTCACCTGACGTCTCCCAGAGTAAGGGAGGCGAGTGACAGCATAGTGTCACTGCGGACCGGGCCACGGTTGGGGACAGGGGCCAGTTGGCGCCCGGACACAAGCCATGATATCCCACAGCGGTGTGCGGTCACCCCCGACCCCGGCCGAGGACTCGCCACAATAGAACAAGGGCACCCCTCCACGGGATGCCCCGGTACTGGTACAAGGATATACGCCTACGCCGCCGGACCGGTAGAGGCCTCCTCCTCCTCGCCCCCGCCGATCACGGTGCAGGAGACCACAACCGTATCCGGATCCTCCAGCACCCTGACCCCGGGCGGGGCCGACAGGCTGGCGGCGGTCACGGGGCCGGGCTCCGTCAGGCCGGACACATCCAGGGTGACCGCCTCCGGAATCTCGGTAGGCCGGCACTCCACCTCCACCTCGTCCAGCTCGTGCGTAATGAGCAGCCCCCGGCGCCTCGCCTGCTCCTCGCCCACAACGACGATGGGCACCGTCAGGGTGATCGTCCGGTTCATATCAACCTGCAGGAAGTCGACATGCGTGACCTGCTGGGTCAGGATGTCCCGTTGCAGTT
The nucleotide sequence above comes from Symbiobacterium thermophilum IAM 14863. Encoded proteins:
- a CDS encoding DEAD/DEAH box helicase yields the protein MITSVLQRLGWSLEHQQLLPGREPEFYSVADLPLRPETHRLLDRYPQGVYRHQRLALESYLEGKDLCVATSTASGKSLVFYATGVECLAADPSARILAIYPLKALAREQESRWQKELESAGIVASVGRIDGGVKDRQQRERILASSRVVLMTPDIIHAWLLSSLSARRVQRFLASLRLVIVDEVHVYTGVFGSNAAYVFRRLQHAARTLAGGDRLQFVAASATVANPEQHLAQLFGRTVQVIGDQADTSPRHERQLYLVRPPAGQALYTALPHLLRAVVDDTPYRFLTFVDSRRQTEQLATILARARFNRPEEDPAYGDGVDDGDLEGSGPEAEREGDAALADRLLERLPVLPYRSGYEETDREAIQSRLSEGTLRGIISTSALELGLDIQGLDMVILVGIPQTVTSLQQRIGRVGRHGPGSIVLIDAGGLADELVFNEPERLFDRPLLPAVLHLENRRIQYIHALCFASRGGEYDTLTGADVEGEGDIALRVTGSWPPGFLELCQAERAGQVPLDLHNLKADGGDDPWHAFPLRDVGVQYTVEQRTGDLVRLGSLSSAQLMREGYPGAVYYYLTRPYRVVRVSQREKKVLVRRERYYTTDPYGPLVLISPQLTPEGLHRAVRMGELRAVECELYVSERVFGYTERRGGNKMPPVKYPCEYWHLASFSRNYTSTGVILSHPALSNSGVQLKLLADLLLEAFLLVVPFERSEVNSSTGKHWKTQNGFGEGEPFLAIYDQTYGSLRLTGRLLEPAVLPEVLTEALHVLRSGRVEAVEGISEATVQALQALAQDCAGQAEPLELFSSAPERTGELEGEPVIAPGSVGWIITDDNQEFQIQRVFYHPREGLRYYGRRLGQQEQPDVQVWFPVTNIRPIPGISRMGIYDYETGEVRPLDE
- a CDS encoding 50S ribosomal protein L25, with product MNAVMQLEATPRGTGSRASRRLRQAGFVPGIIYGPGVEPLAVSVRSTQLERLVERQGRGHLIHVQVEGEANPRQVVIKQLQRDILTQQVTHVDFLQVDMNRTITLTVPIVVVGEEQARRRGLLITHELDEVEVECRPTEIPEAVTLDVSGLTEPGPVTAASLSAPPGVRVLEDPDTVVVSCTVIGGGEEEEASTGPAA